The Colletotrichum higginsianum IMI 349063 chromosome 2, whole genome shotgun sequence genome has a segment encoding these proteins:
- a CDS encoding RTA1 like protein: MSGPPPPLPSNLVFFGPSANCTLDLCPIEYSLYKYRPNLAVNALFLALFALAGAVHVYLGVRWRSWWFMAFMLAGCLSEIVGYVGRIIMYNNPFEFVAFMLQIVFITSGPVYYTAAIYVTISKTIESFAPELSRIPTKVIYWLFISFDLFCLVLQAAGGALSTTSRGSSDVGIDLAMAGLVIQVVVLVAFCTLFADYMFRYTRSTAARRLTRREKVFFGFLALAIVLILARCAYRVDELSEGYSDSDKITDEGLFIGLEGVLIICAVFALCIGHPGLVFGKNKATDGERKGSTVESGVESGIAVTERK; this comes from the exons CGTCcaacctcgtcttcttcggccccTCGGCCAACTGCACCCTCGACCTCTGCCCCATCGAGTACAGCCTCTACAAGTACCGCCCAAACCTCGCCGTCAATGCCCTgttcctcgccctcttcgccctcgccggcgctgTCCACGTCTATCTCGGCGTCCGCTGGCGCTCCTGGTGGTTCATGGCCTTCATGCTCGCCGGCTGCCTCAGCGAGATCGTCGGCTACGTCGGCCGCATCATCATGTATAACAACCCCTTCGAATTCGTCGCCTTCATGCTCCAGATCGTCTTCATCACGAGCGGGCCCGTCTACtacaccgccgccatctACGTGACTATTTCCAAGAC CATCGAATCCTTCGCACCGGAGCTCTCCCGGATCCCCACGAAGGTCATCTATTGGCTCTTCATCTCCTTCGACCTCTTCTGCCTCGTTctccaggccgccggcggcgcgctcAGCACCACGTCCCGCGGCAGCTCCGACGTTGGCATCGACCTCGCCAtggccggcctcgtcatccAGGTCGTCGTGCTGGTGGCCTTCTGCACGCTCTTCGCGGACTACATGTTCCGCTACACGCGCTCCACCGCCGCGCGCAGGCTGACGCGCCGCGAGAAGgtcttcttcggcttccTGGCGCTGGCCATCGTGCTGATCCTGGCGCGGTGCGCGTACCGCGTCGACGAACTCAGCGAGGGGTactcggactcggacaaGATCACGGACGAGGGCCTGTTCATTGGGCTCGAGGGAGT TCTCATCATCTGCGCCGTGTTCGCGCTGTGCATCGGACACCCTGGACTGGTCTTTGGAAAGAACAAGGCGACGgacggagagagaaaggggtCGACCGTCGAGAGCGGCGTCGAGAGCGGCATTGCGGTGACGGAGCGGAAGTGA